A part of Myxococcus landrumus genomic DNA contains:
- a CDS encoding cytochrome c3 family protein gives MSGPLFPRWTNTVSRLSAAALLAVPAIGIGGLMAYVRSPYVTGQQMPIEQPIEFDHRHHAGDEKIDCQYCHFSVDKSPSAGIPSTTVCMSCHAQVWNKSPYLTEVRKAFFADAPIQWVRVHNLPDFVYFNHSIHVNKGVGCASCHGRVDQMAAVEQFAPLTMAWCLECHRNPEPHLRPSEFITSMTWTPPADKTEAIALGEKLKAEYDVHSRTSCSTCHR, from the coding sequence ATGAGCGGCCCTCTGTTTCCACGCTGGACGAACACGGTGTCTCGGCTCTCCGCCGCGGCGCTTCTTGCCGTGCCCGCCATCGGCATCGGCGGCCTCATGGCGTACGTACGGTCTCCGTACGTCACGGGCCAGCAGATGCCCATCGAGCAGCCGATCGAATTCGACCACCGCCATCACGCGGGTGACGAGAAGATCGACTGTCAGTACTGCCACTTCTCCGTGGACAAGTCGCCCTCAGCGGGCATCCCGTCCACGACGGTGTGCATGTCCTGCCACGCACAGGTCTGGAACAAGAGCCCGTACCTCACCGAGGTGCGCAAGGCCTTCTTCGCGGACGCGCCCATCCAGTGGGTGCGCGTCCACAACCTGCCCGACTTCGTCTACTTCAACCACTCCATCCACGTGAACAAGGGCGTTGGCTGCGCGAGCTGCCACGGCCGCGTGGACCAGATGGCCGCGGTGGAGCAGTTCGCGCCGCTCACCATGGCCTGGTGCCTGGAGTGCCACCGCAACCCCGAGCCGCACCTGCGGCCCTCGGAGTTCATCACGTCCATGACGTGGACTCCGCCCGCGGACAAGACCGAGGCCATCGCGCTCGGTGAGAAGCTGAAGGCTGAGTACGACGTCCACTCGCGCACGAGCTGCTCCACATGCCACCGATGA
- a CDS encoding HNH endonuclease, producing the protein MSDSKRRRILAIIATDTTFERTEHRGREAWLGKCLHCNAHLLVGTDGEPISRATIEHILPRTAGGTDALENLGLACARCNQGKGSRHDRNYPRDARARELVERLQARRAERWRAPEDEDSE; encoded by the coding sequence GTGAGCGACTCCAAGCGCCGCAGGATTCTGGCCATCATCGCGACGGACACCACCTTCGAGCGCACCGAGCATCGGGGCCGTGAGGCCTGGCTGGGCAAGTGCCTGCACTGCAACGCCCACCTGCTGGTCGGCACGGATGGGGAGCCCATCAGCCGGGCCACCATCGAGCACATCCTCCCGCGCACCGCCGGCGGCACCGACGCACTGGAGAACCTCGGCCTGGCCTGCGCCCGGTGCAACCAGGGCAAGGGCAGCCGGCATGACCGGAACTATCCTCGGGATGCCCGCGCCCGCGAGCTGGTGGAGCGACTCCAGGCCCGCCGCGCCGAACGCTGGCGGGCGCCGGAGGACGAAGACTCCGAGTGA
- a CDS encoding anthranilate synthase component I family protein: protein MDAQERKAAYRRLAEQGQAVPVSVELPADLDTPLSAYLKLGGGSRGFILESCYGGERFGRYSHVGAHAAGRVRLDSRGATVWRGSHEERREGKPLEVLRGLWRELAVARLPGEAPFLGGLVGYMDYNCVSWVEPTVPDRHPRDTSFPDSEWLVCEDFVTHDSRTGTLKVTAIARPSLHASVAASLEDAEARARAMADRLLQPLPPEAYAPSPRMKGAADPVACWDRAGYEAAVERAQEYIRAGDIFQVVLARRFESRGAPPPLSLYRALRRVNPSPYLFLVELGEARALVGASPELLVQVRDGDVVVRPIAGTRRRGASEAEDLALEKELLADEKERAEHIMLVDLGRNDVGRVAAPGSVRVEDLMVIERYSHVMHIVSQVRGKLDSKFDALDALASTFPAGTVSGAPKIRAMQIIDELEVQRRGPYSGAVGYLSFCGTLDVAIALRTFFVDGDRTMWTAGAGLVADSVPSKEADETEAKAGAMAAALRLAREGGGG, encoded by the coding sequence ATGGATGCACAGGAGCGGAAGGCGGCCTATCGCCGGCTCGCGGAGCAGGGTCAGGCAGTCCCGGTGTCCGTGGAGTTGCCGGCGGACCTGGATACGCCGCTGTCGGCATATCTGAAGCTGGGCGGAGGCTCGCGCGGCTTCATTCTGGAGTCGTGCTACGGCGGCGAGCGCTTCGGGCGCTACAGCCACGTGGGCGCGCATGCCGCGGGGCGGGTCCGGTTGGATTCGCGCGGAGCCACCGTGTGGCGTGGCTCCCACGAGGAGCGCCGGGAGGGCAAGCCGCTGGAGGTCCTGCGGGGTTTGTGGCGCGAGCTCGCGGTGGCGCGGCTGCCGGGCGAGGCCCCGTTCCTGGGGGGGCTGGTCGGGTACATGGATTACAACTGTGTCTCCTGGGTGGAGCCCACCGTCCCGGACCGTCATCCGCGTGACACGTCGTTCCCCGACTCCGAATGGCTGGTGTGCGAGGACTTCGTCACCCACGACTCCCGCACCGGCACGCTCAAGGTCACCGCCATCGCGCGGCCCTCGCTGCATGCCAGCGTCGCGGCCTCATTGGAGGACGCGGAAGCGCGCGCGCGGGCCATGGCGGACCGGCTCCTCCAGCCGCTGCCTCCGGAGGCCTACGCTCCGTCGCCGCGCATGAAGGGCGCCGCGGACCCTGTGGCCTGTTGGGACCGCGCCGGCTATGAGGCCGCGGTGGAGCGCGCGCAGGAGTACATCCGCGCGGGCGACATCTTCCAGGTGGTGCTCGCGCGGCGCTTCGAGTCGCGGGGGGCTCCTCCTCCGCTGTCGCTCTATCGGGCGCTGCGCCGGGTGAACCCCTCGCCCTACCTGTTCCTGGTGGAGCTGGGCGAGGCGCGCGCGCTGGTGGGCGCGTCCCCGGAGTTGCTGGTGCAGGTGCGCGATGGCGATGTGGTGGTGCGCCCCATCGCCGGCACGCGGCGGCGCGGCGCCTCCGAGGCCGAGGACCTGGCCCTGGAGAAGGAGTTGCTCGCCGACGAGAAGGAGCGCGCCGAGCACATCATGTTGGTGGACCTGGGCCGCAATGACGTGGGGCGCGTGGCGGCGCCGGGCTCGGTGCGCGTGGAGGACCTGATGGTCATCGAGCGCTACAGCCACGTGATGCACATCGTCTCGCAGGTGCGCGGGAAGCTGGACTCGAAGTTCGATGCGCTCGATGCGCTGGCCAGCACCTTCCCCGCGGGCACCGTGTCCGGGGCTCCCAAGATTCGCGCGATGCAAATCATCGACGAGCTGGAGGTGCAGCGGCGCGGACCGTACTCGGGCGCGGTGGGCTACCTGTCCTTCTGCGGCACGCTGGACGTGGCCATCGCCCTGCGCACGTTCTTCGTCGATGGAGACCGGACCATGTGGACCGCGGGCGCGGGCCTGGTGGCGGACTCGGTGCCGTCGAAGGAAGCGGATGAGACGGAGGCCAAGGCGGGCGCCATGGCCGCCGCGCTGCGGTTGGCTCGCGAGGGAGGTGGCGGGTGA
- a CDS encoding anthranilate synthase component II, with amino-acid sequence MILVIDNYDSFTFNLVQLFYTLGAEVRVVRNDALDLAGVEAQGASHLVISPGPCTPHEAGVSVAAIARSRVPVLGVCLGHQSIGAAFGGKVVRAPVPVHGKSAHIQHGGSGVFTGASQGFLAARYHSLVVEASSLPPELEATAWSQDGLIMALRHRERPVVGFQFHPESVLTPEGPTLVRNFLEGRL; translated from the coding sequence GTGATTCTCGTCATCGACAACTACGACTCGTTCACCTTCAACCTCGTCCAGCTCTTCTACACGCTGGGCGCCGAGGTGAGGGTGGTGCGCAATGACGCGCTCGACCTGGCGGGAGTCGAAGCCCAGGGCGCCTCGCATCTGGTGATTTCACCAGGGCCGTGTACGCCGCACGAGGCGGGCGTGAGCGTGGCCGCCATCGCGCGCTCCCGCGTGCCGGTGCTGGGCGTGTGTCTGGGGCATCAGTCCATTGGCGCGGCGTTCGGGGGCAAGGTGGTGCGTGCTCCCGTGCCGGTGCATGGCAAGTCCGCGCACATCCAGCACGGAGGCTCGGGGGTGTTCACCGGGGCGAGCCAGGGGTTCCTGGCGGCGCGCTACCACTCGCTGGTGGTGGAGGCGTCATCGCTGCCTCCCGAGCTGGAGGCGACCGCGTGGAGCCAGGATGGCCTCATCATGGCGCTGCGCCACCGCGAGCGGCCGGTGGTGGGATTCCAGTTTCATCCCGAGAGCGTGCTGACTCCCGAGGGGCCGACGCTGGTCCGGAACTTCCTGGAGGGGCGACTCTGA
- a CDS encoding histidine phosphatase family protein — MKTQAPRVVLVRHGETAWSRSGQHTGRTDVPLLEDGRKMAAMLASPLRAWSFAQVWTSPLSRAFETCALAGYGDVAHRSDDLMEWDYGDHEGLTRAEIQVENPGWTLWKDGVPHGETAEQVGARADHVIARARAEQGDVLIFSHGHFLRVMAARWLGLPPTDGRLFLLSTGSISVLGFDGDAAQPALASWNDTTHLKD; from the coding sequence ATGAAAACGCAGGCCCCTCGAGTGGTGCTCGTCCGGCATGGTGAAACGGCCTGGAGCCGGAGTGGACAGCACACGGGCCGCACGGACGTCCCGCTGTTGGAGGACGGACGGAAGATGGCGGCGATGCTCGCCTCACCGCTGCGCGCCTGGAGCTTCGCCCAGGTGTGGACCAGCCCGCTCAGTCGCGCGTTCGAGACCTGCGCCCTCGCGGGTTACGGCGATGTGGCGCACCGGAGCGACGACCTCATGGAGTGGGACTACGGCGACCATGAGGGCCTCACGCGCGCGGAGATTCAGGTGGAGAACCCTGGCTGGACGCTCTGGAAGGACGGCGTTCCCCACGGAGAGACAGCGGAACAGGTCGGTGCTCGCGCGGACCATGTCATCGCTCGCGCACGAGCGGAGCAGGGAGATGTCCTCATCTTCTCCCACGGCCACTTCCTCAGGGTGATGGCGGCGCGCTGGCTGGGGTTGCCTCCCACCGACGGGCGCTTGTTCCTGCTGAGCACGGGCTCCATCAGCGTGCTGGGCTTCGACGGAGATGCCGCCCAGCCAGCACTGGCCAGTTGGAACGACACCACACACCTGAAGGACTGA
- the trpA gene encoding tryptophan synthase subunit alpha, with amino-acid sequence MSGAIAKAFARAKARGEGALVAYGMAGDPDLPRSVDVFTAMVEGGADIVEVGVAFSDPIADGPVIQGAAERALKAGSTLKRVLDEVVPELHRRCPETPLVIMTYVNVIMAMGEERFAKLARERGISGVILPDLPPEESGSLRATFDASGVDLIPLCAPTTPPARAEAIAKDARGFVYCVAVAGVTGMRAELPADLSQRLELVRKASSVPVVAGFGISTREQAHTLSAHADGVVVGSALVRAAHTEGPQAARALCAEIKRGLKR; translated from the coding sequence ATGAGCGGAGCGATTGCGAAGGCCTTCGCCCGAGCCAAGGCGCGCGGAGAAGGAGCACTGGTCGCCTACGGCATGGCGGGAGACCCGGACCTGCCGCGCTCGGTGGATGTGTTCACCGCGATGGTGGAAGGTGGCGCGGACATCGTGGAGGTGGGCGTGGCGTTCAGCGACCCCATCGCCGACGGCCCCGTCATCCAAGGCGCCGCCGAGCGTGCGCTGAAGGCGGGCTCCACCTTGAAGCGCGTGCTGGACGAAGTGGTGCCAGAGCTTCATCGGCGCTGCCCGGAGACACCGCTGGTCATCATGACGTACGTCAACGTCATCATGGCGATGGGCGAGGAGCGCTTCGCGAAGCTGGCGCGCGAGCGCGGTATCTCGGGAGTCATCCTTCCGGACCTTCCTCCCGAGGAGAGCGGGAGCCTGCGCGCGACGTTCGACGCGTCGGGCGTGGACCTGATTCCGCTCTGCGCACCCACGACGCCCCCGGCTCGCGCGGAGGCCATCGCGAAGGACGCACGAGGCTTCGTCTATTGCGTGGCCGTGGCGGGAGTCACCGGCATGCGCGCGGAGCTGCCCGCGGACCTGTCCCAGCGGCTGGAGCTGGTGCGCAAGGCGTCGTCGGTGCCCGTGGTGGCGGGGTTCGGCATCTCCACCCGCGAGCAGGCGCACACGTTGTCGGCGCATGCGGACGGCGTGGTGGTGGGAAGCGCCCTCGTGCGAGCCGCGCACACGGAAGGCCCCCAAGCCGCCCGAGCCCTGTGCGCTGAAATCAAGCGCGGGCTGAAGCGCTAG
- the trpB gene encoding tryptophan synthase subunit beta — MNTQTAVGRFGRFGGRYVPETLVPALMELEEAYAAARADPTFDAEVAQVLREFVGRPTTLTPARRLTEAWGGAHVWLKREDLAHTGAHKINNTVGQVLLARRMGKKRIIAETGAGQHGVATATACALFGLPCEVFMGALDVERQALNVFRMRALGAVVRPVESGSKTLKDAMNEAMRTWVSQVEDTHYVIGSAAGPHPYPTVVRDFQAIIGRELRTQAQAAFGKLPDAIVACVGGGSNAIGVLHPFIGDPSVRLIGVEAGGHGLDSGQHGASLTLGTEGVLHGSRSLVLQDADGQIQEAHSISAGLDYPGVGPELAHLAKTGRMEVRTATDDEALASFYEVARLEGILPALETSHAFARGRELARELGAGKYLVINCSGRGDKDVATISARGVPPAVGVKP; from the coding sequence ATGAACACGCAGACCGCCGTCGGACGCTTCGGGCGTTTCGGCGGACGCTACGTGCCGGAGACGCTCGTCCCGGCACTGATGGAACTGGAAGAAGCCTATGCGGCTGCTCGCGCGGACCCGACGTTCGACGCGGAAGTGGCCCAGGTGCTCCGCGAGTTCGTGGGGCGCCCTACCACGCTGACCCCCGCCCGCCGCCTCACCGAGGCGTGGGGAGGCGCGCACGTCTGGCTCAAGCGCGAGGACCTCGCGCACACCGGCGCGCACAAAATCAACAACACCGTGGGCCAGGTGCTCCTCGCGCGGCGCATGGGCAAGAAGCGCATCATCGCGGAGACAGGCGCGGGCCAGCACGGCGTCGCCACGGCCACCGCGTGCGCGCTCTTCGGCCTGCCCTGTGAAGTCTTCATGGGCGCGTTGGATGTGGAGCGACAGGCCCTCAACGTCTTCCGCATGCGCGCCCTCGGCGCCGTCGTGCGGCCGGTGGAGTCCGGCTCGAAGACGCTGAAGGACGCGATGAACGAGGCCATGCGGACCTGGGTCTCGCAGGTCGAGGACACGCACTACGTCATCGGCAGCGCGGCGGGCCCGCATCCGTACCCGACGGTGGTGCGCGACTTCCAGGCCATCATCGGACGCGAGCTGCGCACGCAAGCCCAGGCCGCGTTTGGCAAGCTGCCGGATGCGATTGTCGCGTGCGTCGGCGGTGGCTCGAACGCCATCGGCGTCCTGCATCCCTTCATCGGCGACCCGAGCGTTCGACTCATCGGCGTCGAGGCGGGTGGGCACGGACTGGACTCGGGCCAGCATGGCGCGTCGCTGACGCTGGGCACCGAGGGCGTGCTGCACGGCTCTCGTTCGCTGGTGCTCCAGGACGCGGACGGGCAGATTCAGGAAGCGCACAGCATCTCCGCCGGCCTGGACTACCCAGGTGTCGGCCCCGAGCTGGCGCACCTGGCGAAGACGGGACGCATGGAGGTCCGCACCGCCACGGACGACGAGGCCTTGGCTTCGTTCTACGAGGTGGCTCGCTTGGAGGGCATCCTCCCCGCGCTCGAGACGTCACACGCCTTCGCGCGTGGACGCGAGCTGGCGCGAGAGCTGGGCGCGGGCAAGTACCTGGTCATCAACTGCTCGGGCCGAGGCGACAAGGACGTCGCGACGATTTCCGCGCGAGGCGTACCGCCCGCGGTGGGGGTGAAGCCATGA
- a CDS encoding phosphoribosylanthranilate isomerase: protein MSVRVKVCGVTRLEDARAAWELGVDALGLNFYPRSPRCVTLETARTLARTRPPLSSVIGVFVNASPDDIRAAVKECGLTAVQLHGDEPPEACSGYGVPVIKALRVHGADDVTRAQAYLGVGDVAGLLLDGAAPGYGGGGVGFDWSLVAGLSGSGVPVLVAGGLKPSNVAEAVRATRPYGVDVASGVESAPGIKDMDAVRAFVRAAKSINLWE, encoded by the coding sequence ATGAGTGTCCGCGTGAAGGTGTGTGGCGTCACTCGGTTGGAGGATGCACGGGCTGCGTGGGAGCTGGGCGTGGATGCGCTCGGCCTCAACTTCTACCCGCGTTCTCCTCGATGCGTGACGCTGGAGACGGCCCGTACGCTCGCGCGCACGCGGCCACCGTTGAGCTCGGTGATAGGCGTGTTCGTCAACGCCTCGCCGGACGACATCCGTGCGGCCGTGAAGGAGTGCGGCCTCACGGCCGTGCAACTCCATGGAGACGAACCACCGGAAGCCTGCTCGGGGTACGGCGTGCCCGTCATCAAGGCACTGCGTGTGCACGGAGCGGATGACGTGACTCGCGCACAGGCGTACCTGGGAGTGGGCGACGTGGCGGGGCTGCTGCTCGATGGGGCCGCACCCGGCTACGGCGGAGGCGGCGTGGGCTTCGACTGGTCGCTGGTCGCGGGACTGTCGGGCAGCGGTGTGCCGGTGTTGGTGGCCGGAGGGCTCAAGCCCTCGAACGTGGCGGAAGCAGTGCGCGCGACGCGGCCGTATGGAGTGGACGTGGCCAGCGGGGTGGAGTCGGCCCCCGGCATCAAAGACATGGATGCGGTGCGCGCCTTCGTGCGAGCCGCGAAGTCCATCAACCTCTGGGAGTGA
- a CDS encoding indole-3-glycerol phosphate synthase TrpC, whose translation MARKRRELAERPVMAPRPRPEPRDFEGALLRRAAGRPVTVIAEVKRKSPSGGAFPHADVVAVARAYEASGASAISVLTDGPDFGGALEDLVAVRAAVSIPVLRKDFLVAAREVEESALWGADAILLIADALEDGEMREMLATAHHVKVAALVEAHTEAHAERALAAGARLVGINNRDLATLKTDVGTALRVMPKLRSRSQVLVAESGLKSVAELRAARDAGADAVLVGESLLRDADPGRALRRLMGEEGGSP comes from the coding sequence ATGGCGCGCAAGCGTCGGGAGCTTGCGGAGCGGCCTGTCATGGCGCCACGTCCTCGTCCCGAGCCGCGTGACTTCGAGGGGGCCCTGCTGCGTCGAGCAGCGGGCCGTCCGGTGACGGTCATCGCGGAGGTGAAGCGCAAGAGTCCGTCGGGAGGGGCGTTTCCTCATGCGGATGTGGTGGCGGTGGCTCGGGCCTATGAGGCCTCGGGGGCCAGCGCCATCAGTGTGCTCACGGATGGGCCGGACTTCGGCGGGGCGCTGGAGGACCTGGTCGCGGTGCGTGCGGCGGTGTCGATTCCGGTGCTGCGCAAGGACTTCCTGGTCGCCGCTCGCGAGGTGGAGGAGAGCGCGCTGTGGGGCGCGGACGCGATTCTGCTCATCGCGGATGCGCTGGAGGACGGCGAGATGAGGGAGATGCTGGCCACGGCGCACCACGTGAAGGTGGCCGCGTTGGTGGAGGCGCACACGGAGGCGCACGCCGAGCGGGCGCTGGCCGCGGGGGCTCGATTGGTGGGCATCAACAACCGCGACCTGGCCACGTTGAAGACAGACGTGGGCACGGCGTTGCGGGTGATGCCGAAGCTGCGGTCCCGCTCGCAGGTGCTGGTGGCCGAGAGCGGGCTCAAGTCCGTGGCGGAGCTGCGTGCCGCGAGGGATGCGGGCGCGGACGCGGTGCTCGTGGGCGAGTCGCTCCTGCGCGACGCGGATCCCGGCCGAGCACTGCGGCGACTCATGGGCGAGGAAGGTGGCTCGCCATGA
- the trpD gene encoding anthranilate phosphoribosyltransferase, whose protein sequence is MTLKEALGKVVSRRDLTREEMARIMGLMLAGEASPAQVGALATALKMKGETEDEILGAAEAMRACAAKLSPRAEVVLDTCGTGGDGAHTFNISTAVAFVAAGAGVTVAKHGNRAVSSRCGSADVLAALGVAMERPHERVALDIDEHGVGFLFAPSHHSAMKHVAQARRDMGFHSMFNLLGPLTNPAGARYQLLGTFDGTRVEQTARVLGRLGSRRAWVVHGHDGLDEVSPCAPTQVAELRADGTVHTFTVRPEDAGLEVVSREDIAGGDAEENAKRLRSLLEGERSGLRTAVLLNAAAALVVVGQSPDLRDGVKKAERAIDSGAAARKLSALIHGAAS, encoded by the coding sequence ATGACCCTCAAGGAAGCGCTGGGCAAGGTGGTAAGCCGGCGCGACCTCACCCGCGAGGAGATGGCCCGCATCATGGGCCTGATGCTCGCGGGAGAGGCTTCGCCTGCTCAAGTGGGGGCGCTGGCGACGGCGCTCAAGATGAAGGGAGAGACCGAGGACGAAATCCTCGGCGCGGCGGAGGCCATGCGGGCCTGCGCGGCGAAGCTCTCCCCTCGTGCGGAGGTGGTGCTCGACACCTGCGGTACGGGGGGTGATGGGGCGCACACCTTCAACATCTCCACCGCGGTGGCCTTCGTGGCCGCCGGGGCGGGGGTGACGGTGGCCAAGCATGGCAACCGGGCCGTCTCCAGCCGGTGTGGCAGCGCGGACGTGTTGGCCGCGCTGGGTGTCGCCATGGAGCGTCCGCACGAGCGCGTCGCGTTGGACATCGACGAGCACGGGGTGGGCTTTCTCTTCGCGCCTTCGCATCACAGCGCCATGAAGCACGTGGCGCAGGCGCGGCGGGACATGGGCTTTCACAGCATGTTCAACCTGCTGGGTCCGCTGACGAACCCGGCGGGCGCGCGCTATCAGCTCCTGGGGACCTTCGATGGGACCCGGGTGGAGCAGACGGCGCGAGTGCTGGGGAGGCTGGGCAGCCGCCGCGCGTGGGTGGTGCATGGGCACGACGGGCTGGATGAAGTCTCGCCCTGTGCGCCGACGCAGGTGGCGGAGCTTCGTGCCGACGGCACGGTGCACACGTTCACGGTGAGGCCCGAGGACGCGGGGCTGGAGGTGGTGTCTCGCGAGGACATCGCCGGTGGCGACGCGGAGGAGAACGCGAAGCGGCTGCGTTCGCTGCTCGAGGGAGAGCGGTCTGGCTTGCGCACGGCGGTGCTGCTCAACGCAGCGGCGGCGCTCGTGGTGGTGGGCCAGTCGCCGGACCTGCGTGATGGCGTGAAGAAGGCGGAGCGCGCCATCGACTCGGGGGCGGCGGCGAGGAAGCTCTCGGCGCTCATTCACGGGGCCGCGTCGTGA
- the aroF gene encoding 3-deoxy-7-phosphoheptulonate synthase: MLIVMRPDATAQDIERVNDEIRRRGWQPHAIPGGTRTAIGITGNPGAVEPEPFRVLPGVADAVAVSQPFKLVSREVKPDDTQLRVGDLTIGGAAFHVIAGPCSVESREQILSTAHAVKKSGATMLRGGAFKPRTSPYEFQGLKGDGLALLAEARKETGLLVTTEVKDTATLDAVAESTDILQIGARNMQNFSLLEAVGERRKPVLLKRGMSATIKELLMAAEYIVARGNTQVILCERGIRTFETMTRNTLDLNAVPMLKALSHLPVFVDPSHGIGVRKAVPAMMRAAVAVGADGIIVEVHPDPPRAKSDGAQSLDFSEFDKSMHEVRAIARAMGREVVQLG; encoded by the coding sequence ATGTTGATCGTGATGCGACCAGACGCGACGGCCCAGGACATCGAGCGTGTGAACGACGAGATCCGCCGTCGTGGTTGGCAACCGCACGCGATTCCAGGAGGCACTCGCACGGCCATCGGCATCACCGGCAACCCCGGTGCGGTGGAGCCCGAACCCTTCCGAGTGCTGCCCGGTGTCGCGGACGCAGTCGCCGTCTCGCAGCCGTTCAAGCTGGTCAGCCGCGAGGTGAAGCCGGACGACACGCAACTGCGCGTGGGCGACCTCACCATCGGCGGCGCGGCCTTCCACGTCATCGCGGGTCCGTGTTCGGTGGAGTCGCGTGAGCAGATTCTCTCCACCGCGCACGCGGTGAAGAAGTCGGGCGCCACCATGTTGCGGGGCGGCGCGTTCAAGCCGCGCACCAGCCCCTACGAGTTCCAGGGCCTCAAGGGCGACGGCCTGGCGCTGCTCGCCGAGGCGCGCAAGGAGACGGGCCTGCTCGTCACCACCGAGGTGAAGGACACCGCGACGTTGGACGCGGTGGCCGAGTCCACGGACATCCTCCAGATTGGCGCGCGCAACATGCAGAACTTCAGCCTGCTGGAGGCGGTGGGCGAGCGTCGCAAGCCCGTGCTCCTCAAGCGAGGCATGAGCGCCACCATCAAGGAGCTGCTGATGGCGGCCGAGTACATCGTCGCCCGAGGCAACACCCAGGTCATCCTCTGCGAGCGCGGCATCCGCACGTTCGAGACGATGACGCGCAACACGCTGGACCTGAACGCGGTGCCCATGCTCAAGGCGCTGTCGCACCTGCCCGTCTTCGTGGACCCGTCGCACGGCATCGGCGTGCGCAAGGCGGTGCCGGCGATGATGAGGGCGGCGGTGGCGGTGGGGGCCGACGGCATCATCGTCGAGGTGCACCCGGATCCGCCGCGCGCGAAGTCGGATGGAGCCCAGTCGTTGGACTTCTCCGAGTTCGACAAGTCCATGCACGAGGTGCGGGCGATTGCGCGAGCCATGGGCCGCGAAGTCGTGCAACTGGGCTAG
- a CDS encoding NAD(P)/FAD-dependent oxidoreductase, with protein MSNPDVIVVGAGISGLACARALVQSRLKVMLLEAGDEPGGRVRTDVHEEGFRLDRGFQVYLTAYPEGRQVLDLEPLRIQRFLPGAKVWRDGRLRTVVDPLRQPVTALSHLLGSVGTFGDKLRVLELRQLARSGEDEDVWLRPQRTARRYLDELGFTEEMLDGFLRPFLSGVFLDASLTTSSRFLEFVIRMFASGDAGVPERGMGAIPEQLAAKLPSGVLRRKVPVLEVWGHRVRLEGGERVEAKAVVVATDPLAAARLLPGMPAPRMNAVTCLYFAAPEPPEEGPWLLLNGEGRGVVNSVAVMSEVSAAYAPAGQSLISVSVPGVSTDEAGLRARVLDELTAWFGARVGEWRHLRTYSLPFALPSQTVEALEPPHRPVRLSPGLYVCGDHRDNASIHGALVSGRRAAEAVLLDLGL; from the coding sequence GTGTCGAACCCGGACGTCATCGTCGTGGGCGCGGGAATCTCGGGGTTGGCGTGCGCACGGGCGCTCGTGCAATCCCGCTTGAAAGTAATGCTCCTGGAAGCCGGGGATGAGCCCGGAGGCCGTGTCCGCACGGATGTGCACGAAGAGGGCTTCCGCCTGGACCGAGGCTTCCAGGTGTACCTCACGGCCTATCCCGAGGGGCGGCAGGTCCTCGACCTGGAGCCCCTGCGGATTCAGCGGTTTCTTCCGGGCGCGAAGGTGTGGCGGGACGGGCGGCTGCGGACGGTGGTGGACCCGCTCCGTCAGCCGGTGACGGCGCTGTCACACTTGTTGGGCTCGGTGGGAACGTTTGGGGACAAACTCAGGGTGCTGGAGCTGCGGCAGCTCGCGCGCTCCGGCGAAGACGAAGATGTCTGGCTGCGTCCCCAGCGCACCGCGCGGCGCTACCTGGACGAGCTGGGCTTCACGGAGGAGATGCTGGACGGGTTCCTGCGGCCCTTCCTGTCCGGCGTCTTCCTGGACGCCTCGCTGACGACGTCCAGCCGGTTCCTTGAGTTTGTCATTCGCATGTTCGCCTCCGGGGACGCGGGTGTGCCGGAGCGGGGCATGGGGGCCATTCCCGAGCAGCTCGCGGCGAAGCTCCCCTCGGGTGTCCTGCGCCGCAAGGTCCCCGTGCTCGAGGTGTGGGGGCATCGCGTGCGGTTGGAGGGCGGAGAGCGCGTGGAGGCGAAGGCGGTGGTGGTGGCCACGGACCCGCTGGCCGCGGCGAGGCTCCTGCCCGGCATGCCCGCGCCTCGGATGAACGCGGTGACGTGTCTGTATTTCGCCGCGCCCGAGCCGCCCGAGGAGGGGCCGTGGCTCCTGCTCAATGGCGAGGGGCGCGGTGTGGTGAACAGCGTGGCGGTGATGAGCGAAGTGTCCGCGGCTTATGCGCCGGCGGGCCAGTCCCTCATCTCGGTGTCCGTGCCAGGCGTGTCCACGGATGAGGCGGGGCTGCGCGCGCGCGTCCTCGATGAACTGACGGCGTGGTTCGGCGCGAGGGTGGGGGAGTGGCGGCACCTGCGGACGTATTCGCTGCCCTTCGCGCTGCCATCACAGACGGTGGAGGCGCTGGAGCCGCCCCATCGTCCGGTGCGCCTGTCTCCTGGGCTGTACGTCTGTGGCGACCACCGAGACAACGCGTCCATTCACGGTGCGCTCGTCTCCGGGAGGCGCGCGGCCGAGGCGGTGCTCCTCGACCTGGGCCTGTGA